In Kaistia algarum, the DNA window GGTCCTTCAGCACCGTCCGCGCAAAGGCAAGCGTCGCCGCCTGAACCTCGGCACGGCGGACCGTATCCTCGATGACGAGGAAATCGGCGACCTGCGCATAGGACAGGACACGGCGGATCATCTTGATCGCGGCGAAGGCGACGAGATCCTCGAAGATCGCCTGCACATAGTCGTGCCGGATCGTGGCGAGCCGCGCCCTGCCCGCAGCGTCCGCGAAATGCGAGGCCGGATAGCCATCGCCACCCGTGTCGGGATGCGTGTCCCAAAGCCGCAGGAATTCCGCGCGGAACGTCTCCCAGAGCGTCACGATCTGGTCGAGCAGGTAGCGCTGATGCGCCTCGCGCTCGGCCTTGTCACGAACATAGGCGCCCTGCGCGTACCAGTTGATGACCAGATTGGCGATGAAGGCGCCGAGATCGAAGCCGATCGGACCGAATGTCGAGAACTCGCCGTCGATGACGCGCGTCTCATCCTCGGTGACCATCACCGAGCCCGAATGGAGATCGCCATGCAGCAATGCCTGCCGGTTCGACAGGAAGGCGTTGCGGCGGATGGCGACGGCGCTCTTCAGCTCCGTGTCCTCGCGGAAGGCTTTCGCCCAACCGGCCAGTTCCGGCACGAAACGATTGCGCCAAACCTCGACATAAGGATCCGTGAAGATCAGATCGACGCTGATCCGGAGCAGCGAGACATTGCCGGAGAAAGTCGCGATATCCTCGAACTTCCGCTCGAACGGTACGCCGAGATCGGAAGTGTGGAACGAGGCGGCGGCGACATAGCGGCCGATGTCGGCGGCGACCTTCGGGAAGGTCTGGCCCTCGATTAGCGCGCCGCGCAGCACGACATGGGGGGAAAGCTTCTCCATGACGATGAATTGCAGCACCGGATCGAAATGCAGCAGCTTCGGCGCCAGCTGACCGACGATCGGCTCCAGCCGACGCATATAGCTCGCCTCGAAGAAGGAGCGCTTCTCGTCGAGCGGCCAGCTCTCACCATGATAGCGCACATAGGGCAGACCCTGCTTGGCACAGACGCCACCCTCGGGCCCGTCGACGATGAAGACGGCGTTGATATAGCCATCCGCGACGTCGCGGATGGTCCACTCGGACGGCTTGCCGCCGAGGATCGCCGCCGCTTCCGGCAATTGGGCAATCTCGGCGATGATGTCGGCCTGCGACAGGACGCGGTAGCCGCTCGTCGCGGCGGGAATGTTCAGAATTGCGGACATGGAGCCTCCCGATCGCGCCTTGTCATCATTTTACGCCGCCATGCGCAAGTCCCTCGACGAGGTGCTTCTGCATCAAAAGCGCGATGAGGTAGATCGGCAGGATCCCGGCGAGCGACGCAGCCGCCATCTGGCCGAAATTGACCAGCCGGTCGCCCTGGAACAGGGAGATGCCGACGGTGAGCGTGCGCATCGCGTCGGAAAGCGTCAGTCCGGAAGCGAGCAGGAAC includes these proteins:
- the mtnK gene encoding S-methyl-5-thioribose kinase gives rise to the protein MSAILNIPAATSGYRVLSQADIIAEIAQLPEAAAILGGKPSEWTIRDVADGYINAVFIVDGPEGGVCAKQGLPYVRYHGESWPLDEKRSFFEASYMRRLEPIVGQLAPKLLHFDPVLQFIVMEKLSPHVVLRGALIEGQTFPKVAADIGRYVAAASFHTSDLGVPFERKFEDIATFSGNVSLLRISVDLIFTDPYVEVWRNRFVPELAGWAKAFREDTELKSAVAIRRNAFLSNRQALLHGDLHSGSVMVTEDETRVIDGEFSTFGPIGFDLGAFIANLVINWYAQGAYVRDKAEREAHQRYLLDQIVTLWETFRAEFLRLWDTHPDTGGDGYPASHFADAAGRARLATIRHDYVQAIFEDLVAFAAIKMIRRVLSYAQVADFLVIEDTVRRAEVQAATLAFARTVLKDPARFADLGAFLDAIPHFERTTLDPALAR